Proteins encoded in a region of the Methylosinus trichosporium OB3b genome:
- the pssA gene encoding CDP-diacylglycerol--serine O-phosphatidyltransferase: MNASLGDRPDDRNELTPSERRRLRFRAIPLRIVLPNLVTLLALSMGLTAIRYATEGKFDTAVTAVIAAAVLDGLDGRLARALKGTSRFGAELDSLADFVDFGVAPALLLWLWSLHEIKGLGWFAALAFAIACALRLARFNVTVDQPGRPVWHSDFFVGMPAPAGAVTVLLPLYLHLSVAELPGSKPFVAFYIVYVLAIALLMASRIPHFSGKRIGRIPRDSVILVLFGVGVSALLLAIYPMESLILASLAYLAAIPFGVKRYNELAKAEAEKTASA; encoded by the coding sequence ATGAACGCGTCTCTAGGCGACAGGCCCGACGACCGAAACGAACTCACGCCCTCCGAGCGGCGGCGTCTGCGCTTTCGCGCGATACCTCTTCGCATCGTTCTGCCCAATCTCGTCACGCTGCTGGCGCTGTCGATGGGCCTCACCGCCATTCGCTATGCGACCGAGGGCAAGTTCGACACCGCCGTGACCGCTGTGATCGCCGCCGCCGTGCTCGACGGTCTCGACGGCCGCCTCGCGCGCGCGCTGAAGGGAACGTCGCGCTTCGGCGCCGAGCTCGATTCGCTCGCCGATTTCGTTGATTTCGGCGTCGCCCCGGCGCTGCTGCTGTGGCTGTGGTCGCTGCATGAGATCAAGGGGCTCGGCTGGTTCGCGGCGCTCGCCTTCGCCATCGCCTGCGCTTTGCGCCTCGCACGCTTCAATGTGACGGTGGATCAGCCCGGCCGCCCGGTCTGGCATTCGGACTTTTTCGTCGGCATGCCGGCGCCGGCCGGCGCCGTCACCGTGCTGCTGCCCCTCTATCTGCATCTCTCGGTCGCCGAGCTGCCCGGCTCGAAGCCCTTCGTCGCCTTCTACATCGTCTATGTGCTGGCCATCGCTTTGCTGATGGCGAGCCGCATCCCTCATTTCTCGGGCAAGCGCATCGGCCGCATTCCGCGCGATTCGGTGATCCTGGTCCTGTTCGGCGTCGGCGTCTCGGCGCTGCTGCTCGCCATCTACCCGATGGAGAGCCTGATCCTCGCGAGCCTCGCCTATCTCGCCGCCATTCCCTTCGGCGTGAAGCGCTACAACGAGCTGGCGAAGGCGGAGGCGGAGAAGACGGCGAGCGCATGA
- a CDS encoding alpha,alpha-trehalose-phosphate synthase (UDP-forming), which produces MLVAGRPEGKLLSSQMKEALRYGALSLAVIVGLTLAIVPFAHSLIEQWSRHDVEQRSRLVYNSIQGSVVRAMADDAWERLGSIFEGVAQDDRILAVGLCDEKGGLIEPTRLMPRTFSCEKVARSEAESFSNISSDGRRVLVGAFPIVDRAHKAYLIVLHDLSFIDARSGEAQTFFVAALAGVALTIMGVSAVFAAFLLRGWMGALRLAVEEARFGGPALSSRRERSALDKEIVKLLREAEVGRVPIETGQIEWSPATLQNLLREALPGAEVLIVSNREPYIHNRSDGGVVVQTPASGLVSALEPVIRACGGTWIAHGSGDADRETVDERDRIAVPPEAPAYSLRRIWISEEEQDGYYYGLANEGLWPLCHIAFVRPVFREADWRAYEKINERFAEAVAREAQTDDPIVLVQDYHFALAPRMIRERLPKATIIAFWHIPWPNAETFGICPWKERIIEGLLGCTILGFHTRFHCNNFFETVDRFVESRIDREHGTVTLGGHETFVRAYPISIDWPPKALAAQPSVEECRLQTRRSLGLASDVMLAVGIERFDYTKGILDRMKAVDLLLTLDPSLKGRFVFVQAAAPTRSRLPTYSRLQSEAQELAREINARHGDESYRPIRLVIRHHEPAEVFGLFRAADLCIVSSLHDGMNLVAKEFVASRDDEQGVLVLSSFTGASREMAEALIVNPYNIQEMAEAIGMALRIPANEQRERMRLMRQRVRERNVYRWAGQMLIDAARSRQQRRILDIAEKNQRR; this is translated from the coding sequence ATGCTCGTCGCCGGGCGCCCGGAGGGAAAGCTGCTGTCATCGCAAATGAAGGAGGCGCTGAGATATGGCGCCCTCAGCCTCGCCGTGATCGTCGGCTTGACGCTCGCTATTGTTCCCTTCGCGCATTCGCTGATCGAGCAATGGTCGCGCCATGACGTGGAGCAGCGCTCGCGTCTCGTCTATAATTCGATCCAAGGCTCCGTCGTGCGCGCCATGGCGGATGACGCCTGGGAGCGGCTCGGCTCGATCTTCGAGGGCGTCGCGCAGGACGATCGCATCCTCGCCGTCGGCCTCTGCGACGAGAAGGGCGGTCTCATCGAGCCGACGCGGCTGATGCCGCGCACCTTTTCCTGCGAGAAGGTCGCGCGCTCGGAGGCGGAGAGCTTCTCGAATATCTCGAGCGACGGACGGCGCGTGCTGGTCGGCGCCTTTCCGATCGTCGACCGCGCGCACAAGGCCTATCTGATCGTTCTTCACGATCTCAGCTTCATCGACGCGCGATCGGGCGAGGCGCAGACCTTCTTCGTCGCGGCGCTCGCCGGCGTCGCCTTGACGATCATGGGCGTCTCGGCTGTCTTCGCGGCGTTTCTGCTGCGCGGATGGATGGGCGCGCTGCGCCTCGCCGTCGAGGAAGCGCGGTTCGGCGGCCCGGCTCTGTCGAGCCGGCGCGAGCGCTCGGCCCTCGACAAGGAGATTGTAAAGCTGCTGCGCGAGGCCGAGGTCGGCCGCGTGCCGATCGAGACCGGGCAGATCGAATGGTCGCCGGCGACGCTGCAAAATCTCCTGCGCGAGGCTTTGCCCGGCGCCGAGGTGCTGATCGTCTCCAATCGCGAGCCTTACATCCACAATCGTTCCGATGGCGGCGTCGTCGTGCAGACGCCGGCGAGCGGGCTGGTCTCGGCGCTGGAGCCGGTGATCCGCGCCTGCGGCGGCACATGGATCGCGCATGGCAGCGGCGACGCCGATCGCGAGACCGTCGACGAGCGCGACCGCATCGCCGTGCCGCCCGAGGCGCCGGCCTATTCGCTGCGCCGCATCTGGATCAGCGAGGAGGAGCAGGACGGCTATTATTACGGCCTCGCCAACGAAGGGCTGTGGCCGCTCTGCCATATCGCTTTCGTGCGGCCGGTGTTCCGCGAGGCGGATTGGCGCGCCTATGAGAAGATCAACGAGCGCTTCGCCGAAGCGGTGGCGCGCGAGGCGCAGACCGATGATCCGATCGTGCTGGTGCAGGATTATCATTTCGCGCTCGCCCCACGCATGATCCGCGAGCGGCTGCCCAAGGCGACCATCATCGCTTTCTGGCACATTCCCTGGCCCAACGCCGAGACCTTCGGCATTTGTCCGTGGAAGGAGCGCATCATCGAGGGTCTGCTCGGCTGCACGATTCTCGGTTTTCACACGCGCTTTCACTGCAACAACTTCTTCGAGACGGTCGATCGCTTCGTCGAGAGCCGCATCGACCGCGAGCATGGGACGGTGACTCTCGGAGGCCATGAGACCTTCGTGCGCGCCTATCCGATCTCGATCGACTGGCCGCCGAAGGCGCTCGCGGCGCAGCCGAGCGTCGAGGAGTGCCGGTTGCAGACGCGCCGCTCCCTCGGGCTCGCGAGCGATGTGATGCTCGCGGTCGGCATCGAGCGTTTCGATTACACCAAGGGCATTCTCGACCGCATGAAGGCGGTGGATCTGCTGCTGACGCTCGATCCCTCGCTGAAAGGGCGTTTCGTCTTCGTGCAGGCCGCAGCGCCGACGCGCAGCCGCTTGCCGACCTACAGCCGGCTGCAGAGCGAGGCGCAAGAACTGGCGCGCGAGATCAACGCCCGCCACGGCGACGAGTCCTACCGGCCGATCCGGCTCGTCATCCGCCATCACGAGCCGGCGGAAGTGTTCGGTTTATTTCGCGCGGCGGATCTCTGCATCGTCAGCAGCCTGCATGACGGGATGAATCTCGTCGCCAAGGAGTTCGTCGCCTCGCGCGACGACGAGCAGGGCGTGCTGGTGCTGTCGAGCTTCACCGGCGCCTCGCGCGAGATGGCCGAGGCGCTGATCGTCAATCCATACAACATCCAGGAGATGGCCGAGGCGATCGGCATGGCGCTGCGCATTCCCGCCAATGAGCAGCGCGAGCGCATGCGGCTGATGCGCCAGCGCGTGCGCGAGCGCAATGTCTATCGCTGGGCGGGGCAGATGCTGATCGACGCGGCGCGCAGCCGCCAGCAGCGACGCATCCTCGACATCGCGGAGAAGAATCAGCGGCGCTGA
- the otsB gene encoding trehalose-phosphatase yields the protein MCAPHAYALFLDLDGTLLDIAERPDAVRVEPGLASDLDRLRDSLAGALAIVSGRTLDDIDGFLHPLRFDAAAEHGSTLRLADGDSATLAATIDPDVVAAVESAAGTFAGVTVERKRSALAVHYRAAPHAAETLAAAMRDIVARSGAELRLIAGRCVYELTPALASKARAVESLSSFFPFAGRRPIFIGDDASDEEACALVERCGGAALAVAGEYFAPERSAFAGPAQVRRWIATLAADLRAACGDRGR from the coding sequence ATGTGCGCGCCTCATGCCTATGCCTTGTTCCTCGATCTCGACGGAACTCTGCTCGACATCGCCGAGCGTCCCGATGCGGTTCGCGTCGAGCCGGGGCTCGCGAGCGATCTCGATCGTCTGCGCGACAGTCTCGCCGGCGCGCTGGCGATCGTCTCGGGCCGCACACTCGACGACATCGATGGCTTTCTCCATCCGCTGCGCTTCGACGCCGCCGCCGAGCACGGCTCCACGCTGCGTCTCGCCGATGGCGACAGCGCGACGCTCGCCGCGACGATCGATCCCGACGTCGTCGCCGCGGTCGAGTCCGCGGCCGGGACATTCGCGGGCGTGACGGTCGAGCGCAAGCGATCGGCGCTCGCAGTGCATTATCGCGCGGCGCCGCATGCGGCGGAGACGCTCGCGGCGGCGATGCGCGACATTGTCGCGCGCTCCGGCGCCGAGCTGCGGCTGATCGCAGGCCGCTGCGTGTATGAGCTGACTCCGGCGCTCGCTTCCAAGGCGCGCGCGGTCGAGAGTCTCTCCTCCTTCTTCCCCTTCGCCGGCCGTCGGCCCATTTTCATCGGCGACGACGCGTCGGACGAGGAGGCCTGCGCGCTGGTCGAGAGATGTGGCGGCGCCGCGCTCGCGGTCGCCGGCGAATATTTCGCTCCCGAGCGTTCGGCCTTCGCCGGGCCCGCGCAGGTTCGTCGCTGGATCGCGACGCTCGCCGCCGATCTTCGCGCCGCTTGCGGGGATCGTGGGCGATGA
- the pqqB gene encoding pyrroloquinoline quinone biosynthesis protein PqqB, which yields MFIKILGAGAGGGFPQWNCNCANCRAVREGKPGFSPRTQSSLAVSADGVTFALLNASPDLRQQIAQSPQLSPGPGDGLRASPIKSVVLTNGDVDHVAGLLNLREAQAFSIYSSGRILNVLAGNRIFDILVPELVTRVEFPFDEAVPLQGAGVDLGLAVRAFPVHGKIALWLEDKSAADLGTRIGDTLGVEIIETATGKSCFYIPGCAEIDDALKARLKGASLVFFDGTLFHENEMIEQGLLGKTGSRMGHVNMSGENGSMAAFENLDVARKIYVHINNSNPTLDASSKERRIVNAAGWEIGEDGMEVTL from the coding sequence ATGTTCATCAAAATACTCGGAGCGGGCGCCGGCGGCGGCTTTCCGCAGTGGAACTGCAATTGCGCCAATTGCCGCGCCGTGCGCGAAGGCAAGCCCGGCTTCTCGCCGCGCACGCAATCCTCGCTCGCGGTCAGCGCCGACGGCGTCACTTTCGCGCTGCTCAACGCCTCGCCGGATTTGCGCCAGCAGATCGCGCAATCACCGCAGCTCTCGCCCGGACCGGGCGACGGATTGCGCGCGAGCCCGATCAAATCCGTGGTTCTGACCAATGGCGACGTCGATCATGTCGCGGGGCTGCTCAATCTGCGCGAGGCGCAGGCCTTCTCGATCTATTCGTCGGGACGCATTCTGAACGTGCTCGCGGGCAATCGCATCTTCGACATTCTCGTTCCCGAATTGGTGACGCGCGTCGAATTCCCCTTCGACGAAGCGGTTCCGCTGCAGGGCGCCGGCGTCGATCTCGGCCTCGCCGTACGCGCGTTTCCCGTGCATGGAAAAATCGCGCTCTGGCTCGAGGACAAGAGCGCCGCCGATCTCGGCACGAGGATCGGCGACACGCTCGGCGTCGAGATCATCGAGACGGCGACAGGCAAGAGCTGCTTTTATATTCCCGGCTGCGCCGAGATCGACGACGCGCTGAAGGCCAGGTTGAAAGGCGCGAGCCTCGTCTTCTTCGACGGCACTTTGTTCCACGAGAACGAGATGATCGAGCAGGGTCTGCTCGGCAAGACCGGCTCGCGCATGGGCCATGTGAACATGAGCGGCGAGAACGGCTCGATGGCGGCCTTCGAGAATCTCGATGTCGCGCGCAAAATCTATGTGCACATCAACAACTCCAATCCGACGCTCGACGCTTCGTCGAAGGAGCGCAGAATCGTGAACGCCGCCGGATGGGAGATCGGCGAGGACGGCATGGAGGTCACGCTATGA
- the pqqC gene encoding pyrroloquinoline-quinone synthase PqqC, which yields MNEFSTAEWHDAPPLSKEAFEAAIRAVGEERYHDKHPFHKMLHGGKLNKGQVQAWALNRYCYQEAVPRKDAAFMSRVHDRELRREWIHRIHDHDGLGEEGGGIERWLVLTDGLGLSRDYVTSRKGALPATKFAVEAYVRFVVEQPLVIAVASSLTELFAPAIHRERIAGMLENYDFVDESVMAYFKRRLAQAPRDSDFALSYIKAHAYTRAEQEACVDAVRFKCNVLWAQLDALHQAYVTGLVPPGAFTPES from the coding sequence ATGAACGAGTTCTCGACCGCCGAATGGCATGACGCGCCGCCTCTGTCGAAGGAGGCGTTCGAGGCGGCGATCCGCGCCGTCGGCGAGGAGCGCTATCACGACAAGCATCCGTTCCATAAGATGCTGCACGGCGGCAAGCTGAACAAGGGCCAGGTGCAGGCCTGGGCGCTCAACCGCTATTGCTATCAGGAGGCGGTGCCGCGCAAGGACGCCGCCTTCATGAGCCGCGTGCATGATCGCGAGCTGCGCCGCGAATGGATTCACCGCATCCATGATCACGACGGCCTCGGCGAGGAAGGCGGCGGCATCGAGCGCTGGCTGGTGCTGACGGACGGGCTCGGCCTCTCGCGCGATTATGTGACCTCGCGCAAGGGCGCGCTGCCGGCGACCAAATTCGCGGTCGAGGCCTATGTGCGCTTCGTCGTCGAGCAGCCGCTGGTCATTGCGGTCGCGTCCTCGCTGACGGAGCTGTTCGCGCCGGCCATTCACCGCGAGCGCATCGCCGGAATGCTGGAGAATTATGATTTCGTCGACGAGAGCGTGATGGCCTATTTCAAGCGTCGGCTGGCGCAGGCCCCTCGCGATTCCGATTTCGCATTGTCATATATCAAGGCGCACGCCTATACGCGGGCCGAGCAGGAGGCCTGCGTCGACGCCGTACGCTTCAAATGCAATGTGCTGTGGGCGCAGCTCGACGCGCTGCATCAGGCCTATGTGACCGGCCTCGTCCCGCCGGGGGCGTTCACGCCGGAGAGTTGA
- the pqqE gene encoding pyrroloquinoline quinone biosynthesis protein PqqE → MSDARFVVTPECRPAFTRYSRLHEDIVRRRKVVLAPERAYELDAIGVAVLSLLDGIASVAEISQRLAAAYAAPVEVIERDVIAMLQGLADKRLLRDGPDAFAPPALSDTARSYAPFERGPAGLLAELTHRCPLQCPYCSNPLELERSNAELTAAQWGETFRQAASIGALQLHLSGGEPTIRRDLEEILGYAVEAGLYSNLVTSAVLLTRERLQRLAEIGLDHVQVSVQDVVAESSDRISAFEGGVEKKRDVARWAREFGLGLTINAPIHRQNIDHLPQIIDFAVEVGAQRLEVAHIQYYAWAALNRAALIPTREKFLETVGIVDEAKKRLQGVLNFDFVIHDHYASRPKPCTGGWGRSIMVVTPSGKALPCHAAQTIPGLVFDNVRERPLADIWRNGAAFEAFRGEEWMKEPCRSCERREIDHGGCRCQALAITGDATATDPACHLSDHHAQFTALGEDDSRLPAPPFVYRRLGGAERREPALADEPA, encoded by the coding sequence ATGAGCGACGCGCGTTTCGTGGTGACGCCCGAGTGTAGGCCGGCCTTCACGCGCTATTCGCGCCTGCACGAGGATATCGTGCGGCGGCGCAAGGTCGTCCTCGCGCCCGAGCGCGCCTATGAGCTCGACGCCATCGGCGTCGCCGTGCTGTCGCTGCTCGACGGCATCGCCAGCGTCGCCGAGATTTCCCAGCGTCTCGCCGCGGCCTATGCGGCGCCGGTCGAGGTGATAGAGCGCGATGTGATCGCCATGCTGCAGGGCCTCGCCGATAAGCGGTTACTGCGCGACGGCCCCGATGCTTTCGCGCCCCCTGCCCTCTCCGACACGGCGCGCTCCTATGCGCCCTTCGAACGCGGCCCCGCAGGCCTGCTCGCCGAGCTCACGCATCGCTGCCCGCTGCAATGCCCCTATTGCTCCAATCCGCTCGAGCTCGAGCGCTCGAATGCGGAGCTGACCGCGGCGCAATGGGGCGAGACATTTCGTCAAGCCGCCTCCATCGGCGCGCTGCAATTGCATCTCTCGGGCGGCGAGCCGACCATTCGTCGCGACCTCGAAGAGATTCTCGGCTATGCGGTCGAGGCCGGGCTCTATTCCAATCTCGTGACCTCCGCCGTTCTGCTGACCCGCGAGCGGCTGCAGCGTCTCGCCGAGATCGGGCTCGATCATGTGCAAGTGTCGGTGCAGGATGTCGTGGCCGAAAGCTCCGATCGCATTTCCGCGTTCGAAGGCGGGGTCGAGAAGAAGCGCGACGTCGCGCGCTGGGCGCGCGAATTCGGCCTCGGCCTCACCATCAATGCGCCGATCCATCGGCAGAACATCGATCATCTGCCGCAGATCATCGACTTCGCCGTCGAGGTGGGCGCGCAGCGGCTCGAGGTGGCGCATATTCAATATTACGCCTGGGCGGCGCTGAACCGCGCGGCGTTGATTCCGACTCGTGAGAAGTTTTTGGAGACGGTGGGAATCGTCGACGAAGCGAAGAAGCGCCTGCAGGGCGTCTTGAATTTCGATTTCGTGATCCACGATCACTACGCCTCGCGTCCAAAACCCTGCACGGGCGGCTGGGGACGCAGCATCATGGTGGTGACGCCTTCGGGCAAGGCGCTGCCCTGCCATGCGGCGCAGACGATTCCAGGACTCGTTTTCGACAATGTGCGCGAGCGCCCGCTCGCCGACATTTGGCGCAATGGCGCGGCGTTCGAGGCCTTCCGCGGCGAGGAATGGATGAAGGAGCCGTGCCGCAGCTGCGAGCGGCGCGAGATCGACCATGGCGGCTGCCGCTGCCAGGCGCTCGCCATCACCGGCGACGCGACGGCGACCGATCCGGCCTGCCATCTCTCCGACCATCACGCGCAATTCACGGCGCTGGGCGAAGACGATTCGCGCCTGCCCGCTCCGCCTTTCGTCTATCGCCGGCTCGGCGGCGCCGAACGGCGGGAGCCAGCGCTGGCCGACGAGCCGGCCTGA
- a CDS encoding patatin-like phospholipase family protein has translation MRKKVTLALQGGGAHGAFTWGVLDSFLEDGRLEVMGISGASAGAMNAVVYADGLREGGPERARAQLAEFWRTISIDGDMSQAQRDLADIVFGFIDPFKLRGKLTQSAAAYFSPYEFNPLDINPLRDVIARLVDFDALRATDDLKLFISATNVRTGKVRIFRRPELTIDMLMASACLPTLFKAVQVGDEAYWDGGYMGNPALFPLYTETPCRDIILVQINPIERDEVPRRSGDIMDRLNEITFNASLLHEFRAIDFVARLIDAGRLKGTHYKKVLLHLVEGGADLMRYGADTKLDADYDFLLSLFEIGRKAGRQFLDEHFDAIGVEGTLQLKEELV, from the coding sequence ATGCGCAAGAAGGTCACGCTCGCGCTGCAGGGTGGCGGCGCGCATGGCGCCTTCACCTGGGGCGTGCTCGATTCCTTTCTCGAGGATGGGCGACTCGAGGTGATGGGAATCAGCGGCGCCAGCGCCGGCGCGATGAACGCCGTCGTCTATGCCGACGGCTTGCGGGAGGGCGGGCCGGAGCGGGCCCGCGCGCAGCTCGCCGAGTTCTGGCGCACGATCAGCATCGACGGCGACATGAGCCAAGCGCAGCGCGATCTCGCCGATATCGTGTTCGGCTTCATCGATCCCTTCAAGCTGCGCGGAAAGCTGACGCAGAGCGCTGCCGCTTATTTCTCTCCATACGAGTTCAACCCGCTCGATATAAATCCGCTGCGCGACGTCATCGCGCGGCTCGTCGATTTCGACGCGCTGCGCGCGACCGACGATCTGAAGCTGTTCATCTCGGCGACCAATGTGCGCACCGGCAAGGTGCGCATCTTTCGTCGCCCCGAGCTCACCATCGACATGCTGATGGCTTCGGCCTGCCTGCCGACCTTGTTCAAGGCGGTGCAGGTGGGCGACGAGGCCTATTGGGACGGCGGCTATATGGGCAATCCGGCGTTGTTCCCGCTCTACACCGAGACGCCGTGCCGCGACATTATTCTGGTGCAGATCAATCCGATCGAGCGGGACGAAGTGCCGCGCCGCTCGGGCGACATCATGGACCGCCTCAACGAGATCACCTTCAACGCGTCGCTGCTGCACGAATTTCGCGCCATCGACTTCGTCGCGCGGTTGATCGACGCCGGTCGCCTGAAGGGCACGCATTACAAGAAGGTGCTGCTGCATCTCGTCGAAGGCGGTGCGGATCTGATGCGTTACGGCGCCGACACCAAGCTCGACGCCGATTATGATTTTCTGCTCTCCCTGTTCGAGATCGGGAGAAAGGCCGGACGTCAATTCCTCGACGAGCATTTCGATGCGATCGGCGTCGAAGGCACGTTGCAGTTGAAAGAGGAGCTGGTCTGA
- a CDS encoding 3-hydroxybutyrate dehydrogenase has translation MSLAKRNAVVTGSTSGIGLACARALAKEGANVVINGFGDPAGIEKERAGIAEEFGVTAIYDAADMSQPDEIAAMIAKAEATLGSVDILVNNAGVQFVSPIEEFPIEKWNQILAINLSASFHTIRAATPGMKARRWGRIVNMASAHSLVASPFKAAYVAAKHGLAGLNKVVALELATFGVTANCISPGYVWTPLVERQIPDTMKARNLTRDQVINDVLLQAQPTKEFVTVEQVAALVLFLCSDSAAQITGSNISIDGGWTAA, from the coding sequence ATGTCTCTCGCCAAACGCAACGCCGTCGTCACCGGCTCGACCAGCGGCATAGGCCTCGCCTGCGCCCGCGCGCTCGCCAAAGAGGGAGCCAATGTCGTCATCAACGGTTTCGGCGATCCGGCCGGGATCGAGAAGGAGCGGGCGGGAATCGCCGAGGAGTTCGGCGTCACCGCGATCTATGACGCCGCCGACATGTCGCAGCCCGACGAGATCGCCGCGATGATCGCCAAGGCGGAGGCGACTCTCGGTTCGGTCGATATTCTCGTCAACAACGCCGGCGTTCAATTCGTCTCGCCGATCGAGGAATTCCCGATCGAGAAGTGGAATCAGATTCTGGCGATCAATCTTTCCGCCTCCTTCCATACGATTCGCGCCGCGACGCCGGGCATGAAGGCGCGGCGCTGGGGCCGCATCGTCAATATGGCCTCGGCGCATTCGCTGGTCGCCTCGCCCTTCAAGGCGGCCTATGTCGCCGCCAAGCACGGGCTCGCCGGCCTCAACAAGGTGGTGGCGCTGGAGCTCGCGACCTTCGGCGTCACCGCCAATTGCATCTCGCCCGGCTATGTGTGGACGCCGCTGGTCGAGCGGCAGATCCCCGATACGATGAAGGCGCGCAATCTGACGCGCGATCAGGTGATCAACGATGTGCTGTTGCAGGCGCAGCCGACCAAAGAATTCGTGACGGTCGAGCAGGTCGCGGCGCTCGTGCTGTTCCTGTGCTCGGACAGCGCCGCGCAGATCACCGGCTCCAATATTTCCATCGACGGCGGCTGGACGGCGGCGTGA
- a CDS encoding S24 family peptidase, giving the protein MAEILTHAQIWAALDALGERYGLTPSGLARKAGLDPTTFNRSKRQTADGHLRWPSTESIAKVLQATGAGLDEFMTLVSSKGARPSRSARPLIGLAQAGVGGFFDDAGFAIGAGWEEIDVLADTDEHSYALEISGDSMAPLYRDGDIVIVSPSAPVRRGDRVVVKTIAGEILAKELKRQTAKTVELKSLNPAFPDRVLPKEEVSWMARILWASQ; this is encoded by the coding sequence ATGGCAGAAATCCTGACCCATGCGCAGATCTGGGCGGCGCTCGACGCGCTCGGCGAGCGCTATGGCCTTACGCCGTCCGGCCTCGCGCGCAAGGCCGGGCTCGATCCCACCACCTTCAACCGCTCCAAGCGGCAGACGGCCGACGGCCATTTGCGCTGGCCTTCGACCGAATCAATCGCCAAGGTGCTGCAGGCCACGGGCGCAGGACTCGATGAGTTCATGACCCTCGTCTCCTCCAAGGGCGCGCGGCCGAGTCGCAGCGCGCGGCCGTTGATCGGCCTCGCCCAGGCCGGGGTCGGCGGCTTCTTCGACGACGCCGGCTTCGCCATCGGCGCCGGCTGGGAAGAGATCGATGTGCTCGCCGACACCGACGAGCATTCCTACGCGCTGGAAATCTCAGGCGATTCGATGGCTCCGCTCTATCGCGACGGCGATATCGTCATCGTCTCGCCCTCGGCGCCGGTGCGGCGCGGCGACCGTGTGGTGGTGAAGACCATCGCCGGCGAGATTCTCGCCAAGGAGCTGAAGCGCCAGACCGCCAAGACCGTCGAGCTCAAATCCTTGAATCCCGCCTTCCCGGACCGCGTGCTGCCGAAGGAGGAGGTGAGCTGGATGGCGCGCATCCTGTGGGCGAGCCAGTGA
- a CDS encoding class I SAM-dependent methyltransferase: MSEHDSTRPHSSEYFGEERNFFWNADFLDLMAARLALSRVRRAADIGCGVGHWSALLLPRLAHGATLVGVDSEPRHIAGYLERFEALGAAERVTAVTADARRLPLPDGAFDLCACQTLLLHLPDPEAALAEMIRVTAPGGLVLCAEPNNLVARLPFGGGMHSDSPERLVLLAEFAFRQVLGRARLGKGAEYVGEMLPGLFARLGLEEVKVWLSDKAHPSVPPFSSPGEIAHAAAWERWRNEGVGPYDREETRANVLAGGGSETFFDAAWGAFLDETPPADASAAGGVLLYVVAGRKRE; this comes from the coding sequence ATGTCCGAGCACGACTCGACCCGACCGCATTCGTCCGAATATTTCGGCGAGGAGCGGAATTTTTTCTGGAACGCAGACTTTCTCGACCTGATGGCCGCGCGTCTTGCGCTCAGCCGCGTCCGCCGGGCCGCCGACATCGGCTGCGGCGTCGGCCATTGGAGCGCTTTGCTGCTGCCGCGTCTCGCGCACGGGGCCACGCTCGTCGGAGTGGACAGCGAGCCTCGCCACATCGCCGGCTATCTCGAACGCTTCGAAGCCCTCGGCGCCGCCGAGCGCGTGACAGCGGTGACGGCGGATGCGCGCCGCCTTCCCTTGCCAGATGGCGCATTCGATCTTTGCGCCTGCCAGACTCTGCTCTTGCATCTGCCCGACCCGGAGGCGGCGCTCGCCGAGATGATCCGCGTCACCGCGCCGGGCGGCCTCGTGCTCTGCGCCGAGCCGAACAATCTCGTCGCGCGCCTTCCGTTCGGCGGCGGGATGCACAGCGATTCGCCGGAACGGCTCGTCCTGCTGGCGGAGTTCGCCTTTCGGCAAGTCCTCGGCCGCGCCCGACTCGGCAAAGGCGCGGAATATGTGGGCGAGATGCTGCCGGGGCTCTTCGCCCGCCTCGGCCTCGAAGAGGTGAAAGTCTGGCTCTCGGACAAGGCTCATCCGAGCGTCCCGCCATTTTCGAGCCCGGGCGAGATCGCCCACGCCGCGGCATGGGAGCGCTGGCGAAACGAGGGCGTCGGCCCTTACGACCGCGAGGAAACGCGCGCGAATGTGCTGGCCGGCGGCGGGTCGGAGACCTTCTTCGACGCCGCATGGGGCGCGTTTCTGGACGAAACTCCGCCGGCCGACGCCAGCGCCGCCGGCGGCGTCCTGCTCTATGTCGTCGCCGGACGAAAACGAGAATGA